GTGCAGAAATCGCGGCCCGACGCGCGCCTCGACGGCGTCGTGATCGAGCCGATGATCGGACGGCCCAATCGGCGCGAACTGATGGTGGGGGTCATCAGCGACCCCCTGTTCGGTCCGGTGGTGACCTTCAGCGCGGGCGGCATCCTGATGGAGGTGATGGGCGATCGGTCGGTCGCGCTGCCTCCTCTCAACCGATATCTGGTGCGCAACATGATCGGGGGCTCCCGCGCCGCGCGTCTACTGGGGCCTTTCCGGCAGATGCCGGCGGTCGAGATGGCAGCGCTGGAAGGCACGCTGCTGCGCGTCTCCGAACTGGTATGCGAACTCCCGCACATTCGCGAGATGGACATCAACCCGCTGGTCGTCGACGAGCAGGGCGCCATTGCGCTCGATGCGCGCATCGTGGTGGATTACCCCAGTCCGGGAGGCGAGCGGTACTCGCATATGGCGATCCACCCCTATCCCAGCTACTTGGCAAGCCGCCAGATCCTGCCCGACGGCACCGACCTGACCATCCGTCCGATCCGTCCCGAGGACGCGGAAATCGAACAGGCGTTCGTGCGCAATCTTTCGGAGGAGTCGCGCTATTTCCGGTTCGGCGGCACCTTGCAGGAACTGACTCCGACGATGCTGGCGCGCTTTACCCAGATCGACTACGACCGCGAGATGGCCTTGATTGCCGTGGTGCAGACCGATCACGAGGAAGCCGAGATCGGCGTGGCGCGCTACATCATCAACCCGGACGGGGAATCCTGCGAATTTGCCCTGGTGGTCGCCGACGCGTGGCGGCACAAGGGAATCAGCCATCGCCTCATGGACGCGTTGCTGGACACGGCGCGCAGCAAGGGGCTCAAGCGCATGGAAGGCGACGTGCTGTCGAACAACCGCAACATGCTCACCCTCGTGTCCCGCATGGGATTTCAAATCTTTCCGACCGACCACGACCCTTCGCTCAAGCACGTCGTTAAGCCGTTCTGATCCGCCGTCCTGATATCCCGGGCCGAATGTCGGCGCTCTTACAGCGTTCGGATGTACAGCACCACCCTCCAGATCTGCTCGGGGGAAAGGCTGGCCTTGAAGGACGGCATCGGACTTTCGATTGGAACTCCACCCTCCGAAATGGTCCAGTCCAGGTAGGCGTCGGTGGCAATGGGCATGTGGACAGTCGCGCCAAGATCCGATGGCACCGGGTTGAGACCGCGCGCGACCGGGCCGTCACCCCGCCCGGTCGTCCCGTGGCAGGAGGCGCAATCTTGCTCGTACAGCGCTTTGCCCGTCGCGATGTCTGCAGCGGCGCCGCGCAGGGGATTTCTCGCCCGGCGATAGGGTTGCGGAATGCCTCGCGCCATCACGTACCGATGCCGGGCGATGGAGACGCCCGGAGGACCGTGCGGTCCGCGCATCATGCCCGGACCCATGCCACTGCCCATTCCCATCTGAGCGACCGCAAGGGACGAAAGCGAGAGGACAGCGGCGCCTGCGACAATTTCTCGGACCGACCACTTCATCTTGCCTCCCCTCCAATGCGCACGCCCTCGATGGCGGGGGTGAACCGGGGTCGTCGCCATGGCGAATTGACCGCTATCGATCTCGGCAGCTGCCTGCAGGCAGGGCCGTTTCCGGCCGCCATTTACCGCGCGACCCGATTGCGCCCCGCCATCTTGGCCCGATACATCGCGCGGTCCGCGGCGATCAGGGCGGTGTCCTCGTTGAGATCATCGAGACCGGCCACCGCGACGCCGATGCTGACCGTGACCTTGCCAATGGTGGGGATCGTGCTTTCGGCGATGGCGGCACGGACCTTTTCCGCGAACACCACCGCGTCCTCGGCGGTGTCGGGCAACAGGACGACGAATTCCTCTCCGCCAAGGCGGGCGGCGAAATCGGTCATGCGCGAGGAGTCCTGAATGATCGATGCCACGTGGGTGAGGGCGGCATCGCCGAGCCGGTGGCCATAGGTGTCGTTGATCGGCTT
This genomic window from Burkholderiales bacterium GJ-E10 contains:
- a CDS encoding putative uncharacterized protein (Precursor), translating into MKWSVREIVAGAAVLSLSSLAVAQMGMGSGMGPGMMRGPHGPPGVSIARHRYVMARGIPQPYRRARNPLRGAAADIATGKALYEQDCASCHGTTGRGDGPVARGLNPVPSDLGATVHMPIATDAYLDWTISEGGVPIESPMPSFKASLSPEQIWRVVLYIRTL